A window from Pangasianodon hypophthalmus isolate fPanHyp1 chromosome 4, fPanHyp1.pri, whole genome shotgun sequence encodes these proteins:
- the ankrd46b gene encoding ankyrin repeat domain-containing protein 46 gives MSYVFINDTSQTSVPLLQACIDGDLAFARRLLETGCDPNIRDNRGRTGLHLAAARGNVEICRFLHKFGADLLATDYQGNTALHLCGHVDTIQFLVSNGLKIDICNHNGSTPLVLAKRRGVNKDAIRLLEGLEEQEVKGFNRGTHSKLETMQMAESESAMESHSLLNPNLQNSEGVLSSFRSTWQEFVEDLGFWRVLLLLVIIALLSLGIAYYVSGVLPFSASQLELVH, from the exons ATGTCATATGTCTTCATCAATGACACGTCGCAGACAAGCGTGCCATTACTGCAGGCCTGCATTGATGGAGACCTAGCATTCGCCAGGCGGCTCCTGGAGACAGGCTGTGATCCTAACATCCGTGACAACCGGGGTCGCACCGGCCTCCACCTAGCAGCAGCACGAGGCAATGTGGAGATCTGTCGTTTCCTGCACAAATTTGGAGCAGATCTGCTAGCCACCGATTATCAAGGAAACACGGCACTGCATCTGTGTGGACATGTTGACACCATTCAGTTCCTTGTCTCCAATGGCCTCAAAATAGACATCTG TAATCATAATGGCTCAACTCCTCTGGTGCTGGCCAAGCGACGAGGCGTGAATAAAGATGCCATTCGGCTGCTGGAGGGTCTGGAGGAGCAGGAGGTGAAGGGCTTCAACAGAGGCACTCATTCCAAACTAGAGACCATGCAGATGGCTGAGAGTGAGAG TGCAATGGAGAGCCACTCACTGCTGAATCCCAACCTGCAGAACAGTGAGGGTGTACTGTCCAGTTTTCGCTCCACCTGGCAGGAGTTTGTGGAGGATCTGGGTTTCTGGAGGGTTCTCCTGTTGTTAGTGATCATCGCCCTGCTCTCTCTGGGCATTGCTTACTATGTGAGTGGGGTACTGCCCTTCTCTGCTAGCCAGCTGGAGCTGGTCCACTGA